In Rhododendron vialii isolate Sample 1 chromosome 9a, ASM3025357v1, the following are encoded in one genomic region:
- the LOC131301557 gene encoding uncharacterized protein LOC131301557: MKMGQRQYCHFIRKLLGTETRTFLKKRKVQNLEQAYFLNQKKRTLREIGTPPNSLLFSHSLSLSLCAMSSSTSSSRPLKIGIIGFGTFGQFLSKTMIKQGHTITATSRSDHSQLCFHLGISFYREIDGFLEAENDVVVLSTSILSLSEVVKSIPFHRLKRPTLFVDVLSVKEYPKQVLLQVLPPELDLLCSHPMFGPASGSGRDGWKDLTFVYNRVRIRDEVVCSSFLQIFGSEGCKMLEMSCEEHDKLAARSQFLTHTIARTLSEMAIESTSIDTKNFEALVKLKESTMRNSFDLFSGLFIHNRFAKQELKNLEVALEKVKQKLQDRMNEELDPSGSHVMNAKTFISFPSFATYEILGCDHLNLHFERTLVHGITLACHLWSYGRQPHELLVPNVICPIQGYNPFFFFLYKNESQVSQYCKDARRHKKEELQMICESKLQTLALTNGSDRKFNHSWKWNSLDVVERWQDGHTRVPITHRLDVAVVLTGSQKYFVSGVNFLVFDVYYFAYIGLSLSLSLSLSLCAMSSSTSSSRPLKIGIIGFGPFGQFLSKTMIKQGHTITATSRSDHSHLCSHLGISFYREIDGFLEAENDVVMLSTSILSLSEVVKSIPFHRLKRPTLFVDVLSVKEHPKQVLLQVLPADSDILCTHPMFGPESGRDGWKDLTFVYDRVRIRDEVVCSSFLQIFGSEGCKMLEMSCEEHDKLAARSQFLTHTIGRTLSEMAIESTSIDTKNFQTLVKLKESTTRDSFDLFSGLFIHNRFAKQELKNLEVALEKVKQKLQDRMNEELDLSGSHV; the protein is encoded by the exons aagaactttaagaGAAATTGGAACGCCCCCTAATTCCCTCctcttctctcactctctctctctctctctctgcgccaTGTCGTCTTCTACCTCCTCATCAAGACCCCTGAAGATAGGCATAATAGGCTTCGGCACCTTTGGACAGTTCCTCTCCAAAACCATGATTAAACAAGGCCACACCATCACAGCCACTTCTCGATCCGATCACTCCCAGCTCTGTTTCCATCTGGGTATCTCATTCTACAG GGAAATTGATGGGTTTCTTGAGGCCGAAAACGATGTGGTGGTGCTCTCTACATCGATTCTGTCCCTATCAGAGGTGGTAAAATCGATACCGTTTCACCGTCTGAAACGGCCGACGCTCTTCGTGGATGTGCTCTCGGTCAAGGAATACCCAAAACAAGTTCTATTGCAA GTACTGCCGCCGGAGTTGGACCTTCTTTGCAGTCACCCGATGTTCGGACCAGCCAGCGGGAGCGGGAGAGATGGGTGGAAAGACCTTACTTTTGTATACAACAGGGTCCGAATAAGGGATGAAGTTGTCTGCTCAAGTTTCCTTCAAATTTTTGGAAGTGAG GGTTGCAAAATGCTGGAAATGTCTTGTGAAGAGCATGACAAACTAGCTGCTAGAAGTCAATTTCTCACACACACAATTGCCAG GACCTTGTCCGAAATGGCGATTGAGTCTACGTCTATAGATACCAAAAACTTTGAGGCGCTGGTTAAATTG AAAGAAAGCACAATGAGGAACAGTTTTGATCTGTTTAGCGGGTTGTTCATCCATAACAGGTTTGCTAAACAAGAG TTGAAGAACCTAGAAGTCGCTCTTGAGAAGGTTAAACAGAAGCTGCAAGATAGGATGAACGAGGAGCTTGATCCGAGTGGCTCCCACGTG ATGAATGCAAAAACATTTATCTCCTTCCCCTCTTTTGCTACTTATGAAATATTGGGTTGTGACCACTTGAATTTACATTTTGAAAGGACGCTGGTTCATGGAATAACTTTGGCATGTCATCTATGG aGTTATGGGAGACAACCCCATGAATTATTGGTGCCAAATGTCATTTGCCCCATACAAG GTTacaatcctttctttttctttttgtacaaaaatgagAGTCAGGTCTCACAAT ATTGCAAAGATGCAAGGAGGCATAAGAAGGAAGAACTGCAAATGATTTGCGAAAGTAAACTGCAAACCTTGGCGCTCACCAACGGAAGTGACAGAAAATTTAACCACAGCTGGAAATGGAATTCACTTGATGTCGTGGAAAGATGGCAAGACGGCCATACTCGGGTCCCCATAACCCATAGG TTGGATGTGGCGGTGGTACTAACAGGTTCACAAAAG TATTTTGTATCAGGGGTAAACTTCTTGGTATTTGATGTCTACTATTTTGCCTATATCGGT ctctctctctctctctctctctctctctctctctgcgccaTGTCTTCTTCTACCTCCTCATCAAGACCCCTGAAGATAGGCATAATAGGCTTCGGCCCCTTTGGACAGTTCCTCTCCAAAACCATGATTAAACAAGGCCACACCATCACAGCCACTTCTCGATCCGACCACTCCCACCTTTGTTCCCATCTGGGTATCTCTTTCTACAG GGAAATTGATGGGTTTCTCGAGGCTGAAAACGATGTGGTGATGCTCTCTACATCGATTCTGTCCCTATCAGAGGTGGTAAAATCAATACCGTTTCACCGTCTGAAACGGCCGACGCTCTTTGTGGATGTTCTCTCGGTCAAGGAACACCCAAAACAAGTTCTATTGCAA GTACTGCCGGCGGATTCAGACATTCTTTGCACTCACCCGATGTTCGGACCAGAAAGCGGGAGAGATGGGTGGAAAGACCTGACTTTTGTATACGACAGGGTCCGAATAAGGGATGAAGTTGTGTGCTCAAGTTTCCTTCAAATTTTTGGAAGTGAG GGTTGCAAAATGCTGGAAATGTCTTGTGAAGAGCATGACAAACTAGCTGCTAGAAGTCAATTTCTCACACACACAATTGGCAG GACCTTGTCCGAAATGGCGATTGAGTCTACGTCTATAGATACCAAAAACTTTCAGACGCTGGTTAAATTG AAAGAAAGCACAACAAGGGACAGTTTTGATCTGTTTAGCGGGTTGTTCATCCATAACAGATTTGCTAAACAAGAG CTGAAGAATCTAGAAGTCGCTCTTGAGAAGGTTAAACAGAAGCTGCAAGATAGGATGAATGAGGAGCTAGATCTGAGTGGCTCTCATGTGTAG